GTCTGAGTACACAACAAACAGCCGGGGAATCAATTCCCTTAGATAATGAGGAAGGCTCATTTTTATTACCAATTTTTCAGCAGCGTGTCAATTGTCAGTCTGATTGTCAAGAAATTGTGGAACTGAGAGTTTACCAGCGCGCAGAAGATGTAGAATTTCAATCACAACCAGAAAAGTCTTATTATCTAGCGACTCAACTATCCATCACTGCGCCAGATGAATCCTTGATCAATGCGGCATTATTATACCGAGATGATAATATTAGTCTACCCTTAACTAAAATTCAATCTTTGGGGACTGATGTTGTCTCACCTGGGGTGTGGTTGGCTTTGTGGGGTCAGCGTCAACAAGAAACTAATGCGATCGCTTACGGTTATATTATCTATTACAATCCTCAACGCCAAAACCTGCTACAATTATTGTCTTGGCAGAATCCCAATGGACAACTACCCAAATGGGAGCAGGTGACTGGTGGGGGTGCGAAAGAACTGGTTATTGATCAAACAGTGGATTTAGAACCCCAGTTAACCGTTTACCAAGTCCAAGAGACTAATTTTTATCTCAACCCCATTCAACTGGCTGAAATATCCCTAAAATCACCAGCATTCGAGGATTCTGGTTATCAAGATGCTTTATTAATCGCTCGTAATGGATTATGGACACCTGCTTTTGAATGGCTGCAATTTATCCAAAAACAGCATCAAGGAGATTTCCCCGCAGCAGCCCAAGCGCAACTAGATGTGATTCGCTTGCATTCCCAATTAACCAAAGCCCAAGCAGATATGAGTTCGGCTAGCCCTAGTGAACAAGTATTGGCAGAATTAATTGATGGTCGTTGGGCAAAAGCTTTACAGGTATTTGAAGCATCGCTGCAAAATGCCCAAGAAATCGCCAGCCTACTGAAAGCAGATACAGGGCGTTTGTGGAATCGCACAGTGGCGGCGTTGCGAGTTAATCCCACTCGACAAGATGTGCAAGTTTGGGCAACTTTAATTTTAGCAGCCCAGAGGGGAGAAGAACGTGCTAATTCTTGGTTAAAGTCTCAACCACAAATTACTCCATCTCATCTTAGCTATGTTCAAGGTTTGTTACCACAACTGAAGGGGGAGGTGGTGAAGCCGGAAATAGCGCTGAATCATTCTAGTCAAATTATAGGTGCGGTACAACCAATTACTGAAATTAATTCTTCGGAATGGTTGCAACCAGATAGCAACGCCGACCTGACTCTCACAGACAACCAAGTTTGGTATCGGGTAGAGGTGAGTGCTTTTCATGATGGTAAAAGCTGGTTGAGTTCTCCTTTTAGGAATTTGCAACCTCCCAATACTTCCTCCGCCGAGTTTTTTTGGACAACTTTGGGGATAAATCTCAACTCAGAGATTCAGATTATTGTCTGGAATTCACAAGGAGAACAGCAAATTACTTCTGCGACTATCAAAGCTGTACTGTGGCAAAATGGGGTTTTGCAGCTATTGGCGGCTAGTCCCAAAATTCCTGATGATGACAATCATCCTCTCCAACCTAAACCTTTAGCTGTTACCCAGAGCGCCCTGGAATGGGTGCAACCCTCTCCCATTACCCTCTCCACACTGTATCAACAAAATCCCGGTGCTGTGGAGGCTATGCTGCCGATTTTGTGGCGTTCTTTACAAGAAACTGGTCAGCTTCCGGTTGGTGATGTTCCTAGCTTCTGGCAAATTCAAGCACAACTGGGTAACTGGCCTCTACAAATGATTGATTTAACCAATGATACCCAGCCAGAAATGGTGGTGACTATTTCAGCCGATGCGATCGCTTCTTTACAGGATATCATTTTGGATACCCAGAAATCACAGCCAAAACAGTTCCGTCCTCGTACCCTAATCTTATCGGATAGTGGTAAGGTTATTTATACGGACTTTAAAAATTATTCTCAACAATCCTTGACAGCGATCGCCTGGCTTTCTGATAGTCAATCTCTCGCATTGTTAGTAGAGAATGCCCATAACTACAGTATCAAGCGTTGGTCAGATCAAAATCAACGCTTTGAGTAGTAGTCTAATTGATGTCAACTACAGGCGATCGCCATAATCTCGATTATTTAATTATTCTGGGTGATTATCCGAGAGCCTTTGTTGTTTGAGATTTTGCAATTGCTGCAATAGAGAATCTACCTCTGCTTGCAGGTGCTGAAGTTTCGCTTGCTGGTCATCTTGATAATAAGACTTTGTGACATCGCTAACCCAGAGAGTCTGGGAGTGGCGTTCAGAAACACTAGATGAATAGGTAGGCATTGTTAACTAAATTCCACAACTCAACTCACACAATAGTAAATACTATACTAATGTATGTTTAAGGTTTGTTAAAAAGTTGTATATTTTTAATCATATAACCTCATAGGTTACTGGTGTATTCATAAGTGACGGTAATTGTGTGGGCTGTGTTCCATCGTGAAATTTATACTTTGTTCCCTCTCAGACTAGGGTGAATTGACCAAAAGATGGTATGATGTGTTGGAGCATTGACTCCTGTTAATAGTGATCATAAGCTGGCATTCCACATAAAATAAAAATTATCAGTGAGACGTTAGCATTAAAGATAGATAATATTCTTCTAGAATGGAAAATCTAGAAAATAGACCTAAAAAGGAGAAATTAAGTTTTTTTCCTGGTCAATGCAGCGCTCCCTCATCCCCAATCCTTAGTTAAAAAACTTTTAAAGCCTGTGACTGTGAGTTTGTCTGTTGCTAAATCTTATAGCCAACCCTGGCCCGGACTGATAGAAGCCTATCGTGAGTATTTGCCTGTTAGCGAAAAAACGCCTGTTGTCACCTTATTAGAGGGTAATACTCCCTTGATTCCGGTACCGGCGATCGCACAACGTATTGGCAGACAAGTCAAAGTTTTTGTAAAATACGATGGTCTTAACCCTACTGGTAGCTTCAAAGACCGGGGAATGACGATGGCAATCACCAAGGCGAAGGAAGCTGGGGCGAAAGCAGTCATTTGTGCCAGTACAGGCAACACCTCGGCAGCAGCTGCGGCTTATGCTAAACGTGGTGGAATGAAGCCCTTTGTACTCATACCCGATGGTTATGTGGCGCTGGGTAAATTAGCACAGGCTTTGTTGTATGGTGCAGAAGTTTTAGCAATTAAAGGCAATTTTGACCGGGCGCTGGAAATTGTCCGCGAAATGGCAGAAAGCTATCCTATTACTTTAGTTAATTCCGTGAATCCCTACCGTTTGGAAGGGCAAAAAACCGGAGCATTTGAAGTTGTCGATGCCTTGGGTAATGCTCCCGACTGGTTGTGTATCCCCGTGGGTAATGCCGGAAATATCACAGCATATTGGATGGGGTTTTGTCAATACCATCAATCCGGAAAGTGCGATCGCTTGCCTAGAATGATGGGATTCCAAGCCGCCGGTGCAGCCCCCTTAGTCAATGGACACCCAATTTCTCATCCTGAAACCATCGCCACCGCTATCCGCATTGGGAACCCTGCGAGTTGGGATAAAGCTATGGCCGCCCAATCTGCAAGTCTTGGTTGCTTCAAAGCCGTTACAGACGAAGAAATTCTAGATGCTTATAGACTTTTGGCATCATCAGAAGGTATTTTCTGTGAACCCGCCAGCGCTGCATCTGTAGCCGGTTTATTGCAAGTTAAAGACCAAGTTCCCACAGGCGCGACAGTGGTATGTGTCCTTACAGGTAATGGTTTAAAAGACCCAGATACTGCAATTAAACACAGTCACAGCCAATTTAAACAAGGCATTGATGCTGAATTGGGTGCAGTAGCCAAAGCAATGGGATTTTGATAATTCGTAATTCGTTCCCTGTTTTAGTAGATTGGTTTAAACAAAGTGGAAGTAGGGGCGGGTTTACCAATATCCCCGTTAATGATGAATGATGTCTATAAACCCGCCCTTAACATTTTTAATCACTTTTTGCTGCTTACATCTGCGAGTTTGGTGATAAATTCCGAAATATCAGCTTGAGCAACTGTATAATCACGAAAAAGGCAGTAGTATCAGGCTGAATTCGGCTAAATTGTCATGAAACTGAATGTAACTAGATTTTTTAAGGCGTGCAACCCTGCCAAAACACTGGTAGTCAGCAAACCTGAAGATAGACAGTATTATATTGATTTTTCTGAGGTACGTGGTGCCAAGATTATTGAAGAACTAGGGCGGACTATCACCCGTCTCTCACCTGATGAACCTACCTGTCAATTATTTACAGGACATATCGGTTGTGGTAAATCTACTGAACTGCTGCGACTGAAAACAGAATTAGAAAAGCAGGGGTTTCATGTAGTTTATTTTGAATCTAGCCATAGCCTGGATATGGCGGATGTGGATATTACAGATATTTTATTAGCCATAGCCAGAGAAGTCAGTCTCAGTCTGGAAGCAGTCACAATTAAGCTCAAACCGGGATATTTTCAAAATTTATTTAAAGAAATTGTTGATATTCTCCAAACTCCGTTAGATATTGGCGTAGAAGCCGAGTTATCTGTGGGTATTGGCAAAATTACAGCTAAAACTAAAGATAGTCCGAAACTGCGATCGCAATTACGGCAATATTTAGAACCGCGCACCAACGGCATTTTAGAATCAATTAACCAAGAATTGCTCAAACCTGCCATAGAACGACTGAAGCAGCAAGGTAAAGAAGGACTGGTGGTGATAGTTGATAACCTTGACCGCATAGATAATTCTTTAAAACCAGGGGGTTCCTTTTACCAGCCAGAATATCTGTTTGTGGAACGTGGCGAACAGCTAAACCAGTTAAATTGTCATGTTGTGTACACAATTCCCCTAGTATTAATTTTTTCCAACGCTTTAGGAAGGTTAACAAATCGGTTTGGAGTAGACCCGAAAGTTTTGCCAATGGTACCGGTGAAGTTACCAGATGGGGCTGATTTTCTCCCAGGAATTACACTGCTGCAAGAGATGGTCATGGCTAGAGCATTTCCTGGAGTGAGTTGGGAACAAAGCCAGCATTTAATTACTGAGGTATTTGAAGAGGCTGATAGTTTAGAGCGACTTTGCCGAGTTAGCGGGGGTCATCTGCGTAACTTATTGATGTTATTATTTCGCTGTGTGCAAAGAGAAGACCCTCCCCTGTCGCGTAAGTGTGTGGAAAGTGTAATTAAACAACGATGTAATGAGCTAAGTTTGGCTATTACTGAAGATGAGTGGGAATTACTCAGTGAGGTGACTGAATGCAAAAGCTTTAGAGGTGATGAAAGATATGAACTTTTGCTCCGCAGTATGTTTGTATTTGAATATCGCAATGAGGATGGTTCCTGGTTTGATATCAATCCGATTTTGGTAGCGAATGAGGAGGGTAAATCAGAGTAGTCGCGTGTTACCCAGATCCCCGACTTCTTAGAGAAGTCGGGGATCTAAATACGAATTACGAATTACGTTAGCGAAGCTCCTCTGAAAGAGGCATTACGAATTATATGAGTAATCAGTATGAACCGGAAAATTTAGAAGTTAAGAATGAGCAATCATTGCAAACTTTGGTTAGAGCAATTACCTTATCTGAGGGTGAATTTTCACTGATTTTACTGCGCTGTAATTATGCAGTTTTGCGTCAGACGATGGTTGAAAGTCTGCACCAATTATCTCCTGTACAAATTCGCGAAATTACTTTACCTACATCCGTCAAAACTCTTTACACAGCTATTAAAGAACAACTGGGAGATGAACAACCACCAGCTTTAATGGTTTTTGGGTTGGAATCAGTTAAAGATATTGATACGGTTCTGACTGCGGCTAACCGAGTGCGGGAGCAATTTAGAAAACAATTTCCTTTCCCCATTTTGTTGTGGGTGAATGACCAAACTCTGCAAAAGTTGATTCGATTAGCCGCAGATTTAGAAAATTGGGCGAGTATTATTGAATTTGAAACTCCTACCCCTGAGTTATTTAATTTCTTACACCAAAAAACTAATGAAGTATTTACTGATGATGTGCGTCCCACTTCGCAAATTTGCCAGGAATTAAAATCTGCTCTTCAGGATTTAGAAACGCGTGGGGAAGTTTTAAGTTTTGCTATTACCGCTAGTCTAAAATTTGTATTGGGGTTTTATGATTATCTTTATGACAAACTTGATTCAGCTTTAAAATATTATCAGCAAAGTTTGGCTGGATGGCAAGAAAGTGATGATTTCAAAGAACGCCAAGGTATAGTTTTAGTTCATATTGCTTTTGTTTATTCTCGGCAAGCTGTAATTAATCCCTTAGATAATCAAATATCTTGGGAAACTGCGAAAAATTATCTGCAAAATTCTTTACTTATTTTTACACAAATACAGCGTCTAGATTTAGTTGCAAAATATATTAATCATTTGGGTGAAGTGCTGCGGAATTTAACAGCATGGTCAGATTTACAAACTCTCGCTGATAAATCTCTGCCTCTACATGAAGAATATGGTACTCCCCGACAATTGGCACAAGATTATGGCTTTTTGGCAGAGGTAGCAGTACAAGAGTCACGCTGGCAAAATGCGAGACAATTGGCAGAAACAGGGCTGCAAATATTAAATGATATCTCTAGTTTAGCACCTTATGAACTTAGTTTATATCAATTTATTTTAGCTTGTGCTGATCAGGGTTTAGGTGAAATTACAGCCGCAATTGAGCATTTAGAAATTGCCAAATCTGCAAGTAATCCGCAATATGACCCGCAATTATATATCTCTATTTTAGAAAGATTGCGTTTACTCTATTTTGATAAAACTGAATATCGTTTAGCTTTTAATCTCAAGCAAGAACAATTACAAATTGAACATCAATATGGGTTTCGGGCTTTTGTGGGTGCGTCTTATTTAAATCCCCAGCGACAAGCCATAAATCCGGCACAGTTACAAATAGAAAATACAGGTAGTGTGGCTCAAGAAATCGCCGCTTCTGGTCGGAGTCAAGATGTGATGCGGTTACGGGACAGAATTAGCGGGACTGAGCATAAATTAACTGTAATTCATGGTCAGTCAGGTGTGGGGAAAAGTTCAATTTTACAAGGTGGTTTAATACCTGCATTGCAACAAAAACCAATTGAGGGACGTGATGTTTTACCTATTTTGTTGCGAGTTTATACAGATTGGGTGGGAATGTTGGGACAGTGCTTGAAATCAAATATTCAGTCGTTAAATGCTAGTTCTCTAAATTCTTCAGCAGCTATTGTGGCAGAGTTACGAAAAAATGCTGAACGCAATCTGTTAACGGTGTTAATGTTTGACCAATTTGAAGAGTTTTTCTTTGTTTATCCAGACCAAGGTGATAGACGCAGTTTTTATGAGTTTCTGCGTATTTGTTTAGATATTCCTTTTTTGAAGGTGATTCTGTCTTTACGAGAAGATTATTTACATTATTTATTAGAGTTAGAACGGCTGTTTGATTTAAAGGTAATTAATAATAATATTCTAGCTAAAAATATTCGCTATTATTTGGGTAATTTTTCACCAGAAGATGCTAAGACTGTTATTCAAACTTTGACTCAGCAAAACCTCTCTTCTACGAAGCTACCGTATACAAGTAAAGCATCTGATCCCCCTAAATCCCCCTTAGAAAGGGGGACTTCAAGACAAATTTCACCCTTAAAAATGGGGAGTAGTAGGGATGAAAATACTGTTGTAACTGGTGGGGTTGGGTCAGAAAGTTTGATTGCAGAGGAAATAAGAAATCAATATTCTTTAGAAGCTGCTTTAATTGAGCAATTAGTGCAGGATTTAGCGGGGAATATTGGAGAGGTACGCCCAATTGAGTTGCAACTTGTGGGGATGCAGTTGCAAACTGAGAAAATTACAACTTTAAAACAGTATCAAGATTTTGGGACTAAAGAAAATCTGGTTGAAGGATTTTTAGAATCGGTTATTAAAGATTGTGGGGCAGAAAATGAACGTGCTGCCAGATTTATTTTATATTTACTCACTGATGAAAATGGCACTCGTCCTTTGAAAACTAGGGCTGAGTTAACAGCAGAGTTAGCCGGAGAAACCAAGAGATTAGATTTGGTCTTAGATATTTTTGTGCAATCTGGTTTAGTGTTTCTATTACCAGAATCACCGGCTGATAGATATCAATTGGTGCATGATTATCTGGTTTATTTTATTCGTCAACAACAGGGGAATGAAATCTTAGCAGAATTGGCAAGGGAACGGGAACAGCGTCTGCAAGCTGAAGCAAATTTACAACAGGAACAAAAAGCTAAACAAATATTAGCTGCTGCTAACCTGGAAGCTGAAGCAAAGATTAGAGAAGGGCGGAAGAGATTAGTCAGAAGTTCTGGCTTGTCAGTGGTTTTATTAGTATTGGCAGGGATGGCTTCTGTTTATGCAGTTAATCAAGTTAGTGCAGCTAGGAAAGCTAATGAAAATCAACAAGAGGCGGAACGAAAGTTAACCAAAACTGAAGGTGATTATCAGCGAACAACTAAAAGTTTGCAAGAGACGGAAAGAAAACAGGCAGAATTACAAAGAACAGCGCGAGATTTAGAACTGAAGAAGAAGGATGCAGAAGCAAAGTTTAAGGACGCACAAAAAGAAAATATCCAAGCTACCCAAAACCTAGCTGCTGCTAAAACAGATTTAGATAAGGTAAATCAGCAAGCCGCAGCATTAGAAGCGAAAAATGCCGAAGCGGAAGCCAGAATTAAAACGGCTACTGACAGAGTAAAAACTGCTGATGAGAAAGCACAACAAGCACAGCAACAACAACAGCAAGCGGAATCTCAAATTAAACAGGCAGAAATTACTCTGCAACAAGCGCAATTAGAACAACAAGCAGCAAAGCAAGCCGCACAATTAGCGCAAGAAGCCCAACAAGAAGCGCTAAAGGGAACAGAATTAGAACGGGCGGGAGTTAATGCCATTAGACAGTTTGAGTTTACCCAGTTAGCAGGGCTAGTTACAGCAGTTAAAACTGGTAAAGAGTTGAAAACTTTAGTTAAAGATAATCGCCCTCTGGATGAATACCCAGCTATTAGCCCGATTTATGCGTTGCATACTATTCTGGGTGATATTAAAGAACGTAACCAATTTCATGGGCATCAGGGCGGTGTCAGGAGTGTGAGTTTCAGCCCGGACGGCAAAACCATCGCCACCGCATCCGATGACCGGACAGCGCGGTTGTGGACTCTAGAGGGGCAACTGTTACAAGAATTCAAAGGGTTGGGAACTGATTAGAAATATTTATCCATACTTACTCATAACTACTTAAATGCTATGCTATAGTAGTTATATGAGTAAGTTATCTATATCTGAAGCAGCAAAGTTAAAAGGTGTAAGTGTTTCCACACTCAGAAGATGGGAAACAGAAGGTAAATTAATTCCCGAAAGAACAGCTAGTGGTCATAGAAGATATGATTTAGCTCAATTGTTAGGAATCAAGCCTGATTTATCTTACACCATTGGTTACTGTCGAGTTTCTAGCCATGACCAAAAAGAAGACCTAGAAAGACAAAAGCAAGTTGTTGAATTATTTTGCGCTCAAAATGGTTGGCAATTTGAAATTATAGAAGACTTAGGTTCAGGCTTAAACTACAGCAAAAAAGGATTAAAGAGATTAATCCGATTAATTGTTGATAGTAAACTTGAACGTCTTGTTTTAACCCATAAAGATAGACTATTGAGATTTGGTAGTGAATTAATTTTTAGTTTGTGTGAACATTTTGGAACAGAAATAGTAATTATCAATAGAACTGAAGACTCAACTTTTGAAGAAGACTTAGCTCAAGATGTTTTAGAAATAATTACAGTTTTTAGTGCCAGACTGTATGGATCTAGAAGTCACAAAAACAAGAAAATTATAGAGGAGTTGAAAGAAGTTGCTGTTCGGCTTTAAAACTGAGTTAAAAATCAATAACCATCAGCGTACCCAACTACTTCAACATTGTGGTGTTGCTCGTCATGCTTGGAATTGGGGATTAGCTCTTACCAAACAGATATTAGAGCACAATAAGTTAAATCCTAATTCCAAAATAAAATTTCCTACTGCTATTGATTTACATAAATGGTTAGTAGCATTAGTAAAAAGTGAAAATCCCTGGTATTACGAATGTTCAAAATCAGCACCACAAGAAGCTCTACGAGCTTTAAAAACAGCATGGGATAGGTGCTTTAAAAAAATATCAGGAGTGCCTAAATTTAAGAGAAAGGGTAAACATGATAGCTTTACCTTAGAGGGTAGTGTCAAAAATTTAGAGTCAAATAAAATACAAGTACCGAAGATAGGAGTTCTCCAAAGTTATGAAAGACTACCTCAAAAAGAAATTAAATCAGTAACCATTAGTCGTAAGGCTAATAGATGGTTTATTAGTTTTAGATTTGATGTAGAAAAACAAGATAATAAAAACCTCAAAGTTGTGGGAGTAGACTTAGGTGTAAAAAATTTAGCTACTCTATCAACAGGTGAAATTATAGAAGGTGCAAAGTCTTACAAAAAATATGAATCTAAATTAAGCAGGTTGCAATGGTTAAACAGAAATAAAGTTATCAATTCAAACAATTGGAGAAAAGCACAACTAAAAATTGCTAAATTGCATCTGAAGATTGCCAACATTCGTAAAGATACATTACACAAACTTACTACTTTATTAGCCAAGAACCACGGCAAAGTGGTAATCGAAGATTTAAACGTATCTGGAATGTTGGCAAACAGGAAATTAGCAAAAGCAATCTCCGATATGGGATTTCATGAGTTTCGTCGTCAACTAACCTACAAGTGTGAATTGTATAGTTCTGAACTTGTCGTGGTTGATAGATGGTATCCCAGTTCTAAAACTTGTTCTAATTGCGGAACTAAAAAAGAAAATCTCACACTTAACGAAAGAGTTTTTCAATGTGAAAATTGCGGTTTTGAGTGTGATAGAGATTTAAACGCAGCTATCAATTTATCAAAAATTGATTTGTCAAAAGCTGTCAGTTAGACAGTGTTAGTCTGTGGACTGGATAATGCCGACATTACCAGGATGAAGCAGAAAGTAAACTTCAAACCCCATCTAGTACAAGTTATCTATTATAGAAAAGTCTAAATAGGTAAGTTTGAGTAAGTTTTATGTAACGGAAGCGGACTCATGATGCTCGTATAATTGCTGTCATGCTAGCACATGGAATTACACATATTCTCACCTTTAATCCGAGTGATTTTAGACTGATGCCAGACATTATAATTGTTCGTCCGCAGGAACTAGTACCGCAAGGCGGAAGTCAAAAGTCAAAAGTCAAAAGTCAAAAAGCTTATAAAATGGGCTTTTCAGGGATTTTGAATGGTCTGTTTATTTACGCCGTCTTGTACTAGGTAAAAATTGAGGTACTGGGTAAGCTTGTCTGTAGTCCATTAATAAATCAGTTTGGGTAACGTCACCATACTTTTTTCTCAACGGATAAATTATAAAATCCTCACAAAAAATACTGCGTCGTGTGAATTTCTCAGCTAATCTAACAAAAGCAGTTTATTCCGCAACATAATGACCGCCAGTAGTCCCACAATTTTAGCCCTAGACTTTGATGGAGTAATTTGCGATGGACTAATTGAATATTTTGAAGTCGCCTGGCGCACATACTGTCAAATTTGGTCGCCCGTAGACGATACACCACCAGATGATTTACCCTTAAGATTTTATCGTCTCAGACCTGTGATTGAAACAGGCTGGGAAATGCCAGTATTAATCAAAGCCTTGGTAGATCAAATTTCTGAAGAAAAAATTCTTCAAGAGTGGGCGACAATTACACCGCAAATTTTATTAGAACATAATCTCCAGTCCCCAACAATTGGTACAGCACTAGACAATTTGCGGGATGAATGGATTACCACAGATTTAGACGGTTGGCTAAGTCTGCATAAATTTTATCCGGGTGTATTGGAAAAAATTAAACTCACCATTGCTAGTGAAACAAAATTATACATTGTCACCACCAAAGAAGGGCGCTTCGTGCAGCAGTTATTACAACGAGAAGGGGTAAATTTACCACCAGCAGCGATTTTTGGCAAAGAAGTTAAGCGCCCTAAATACCAAACTCTGCGAGAATTAATTCAGAAGGCCGAGAAAAAACCAGTTAGTCTGTGGTTTGTAGAAGACAGAATCAAGACATTACAGTTAGTTCAACAGCAAACAGACCTG
The window above is part of the Nodularia spumigena CCY9414 genome. Proteins encoded here:
- a CDS encoding ATP-binding protein, whose product is MKLNVTRFFKACNPAKTLVVSKPEDRQYYIDFSEVRGAKIIEELGRTITRLSPDEPTCQLFTGHIGCGKSTELLRLKTELEKQGFHVVYFESSHSLDMADVDITDILLAIAREVSLSLEAVTIKLKPGYFQNLFKEIVDILQTPLDIGVEAELSVGIGKITAKTKDSPKLRSQLRQYLEPRTNGILESINQELLKPAIERLKQQGKEGLVVIVDNLDRIDNSLKPGGSFYQPEYLFVERGEQLNQLNCHVVYTIPLVLIFSNALGRLTNRFGVDPKVLPMVPVKLPDGADFLPGITLLQEMVMARAFPGVSWEQSQHLITEVFEEADSLERLCRVSGGHLRNLLMLLFRCVQREDPPLSRKCVESVIKQRCNELSLAITEDEWELLSEVTECKSFRGDERYELLLRSMFVFEYRNEDGSWFDINPILVANEEGKSE
- a CDS encoding WD-repeat protein: MSNQYEPENLEVKNEQSLQTLVRAITLSEGEFSLILLRCNYAVLRQTMVESLHQLSPVQIREITLPTSVKTLYTAIKEQLGDEQPPALMVFGLESVKDIDTVLTAANRVREQFRKQFPFPILLWVNDQTLQKLIRLAADLENWASIIEFETPTPELFNFLHQKTNEVFTDDVRPTSQICQELKSALQDLETRGEVLSFAITASLKFVLGFYDYLYDKLDSALKYYQQSLAGWQESDDFKERQGIVLVHIAFVYSRQAVINPLDNQISWETAKNYLQNSLLIFTQIQRLDLVAKYINHLGEVLRNLTAWSDLQTLADKSLPLHEEYGTPRQLAQDYGFLAEVAVQESRWQNARQLAETGLQILNDISSLAPYELSLYQFILACADQGLGEITAAIEHLEIAKSASNPQYDPQLYISILERLRLLYFDKTEYRLAFNLKQEQLQIEHQYGFRAFVGASYLNPQRQAINPAQLQIENTGSVAQEIAASGRSQDVMRLRDRISGTEHKLTVIHGQSGVGKSSILQGGLIPALQQKPIEGRDVLPILLRVYTDWVGMLGQCLKSNIQSLNASSLNSSAAIVAELRKNAERNLLTVLMFDQFEEFFFVYPDQGDRRSFYEFLRICLDIPFLKVILSLREDYLHYLLELERLFDLKVINNNILAKNIRYYLGNFSPEDAKTVIQTLTQQNLSSTKLPYTSKASDPPKSPLERGTSRQISPLKMGSSRDENTVVTGGVGSESLIAEEIRNQYSLEAALIEQLVQDLAGNIGEVRPIELQLVGMQLQTEKITTLKQYQDFGTKENLVEGFLESVIKDCGAENERAARFILYLLTDENGTRPLKTRAELTAELAGETKRLDLVLDIFVQSGLVFLLPESPADRYQLVHDYLVYFIRQQQGNEILAELAREREQRLQAEANLQQEQKAKQILAAANLEAEAKIREGRKRLVRSSGLSVVLLVLAGMASVYAVNQVSAARKANENQQEAERKLTKTEGDYQRTTKSLQETERKQAELQRTARDLELKKKDAEAKFKDAQKENIQATQNLAAAKTDLDKVNQQAAALEAKNAEAEARIKTATDRVKTADEKAQQAQQQQQQAESQIKQAEITLQQAQLEQQAAKQAAQLAQEAQQEALKGTELERAGVNAIRQFEFTQLAGLVTAVKTGKELKTLVKDNRPLDEYPAISPIYALHTILGDIKERNQFHGHQGGVRSVSFSPDGKTIATASDDRTARLWTLEGQLLQEFKGLGTD
- a CDS encoding RNA-guided endonuclease InsQ/TnpB family protein, which codes for MLFGFKTELKINNHQRTQLLQHCGVARHAWNWGLALTKQILEHNKLNPNSKIKFPTAIDLHKWLVALVKSENPWYYECSKSAPQEALRALKTAWDRCFKKISGVPKFKRKGKHDSFTLEGSVKNLESNKIQVPKIGVLQSYERLPQKEIKSVTISRKANRWFISFRFDVEKQDNKNLKVVGVDLGVKNLATLSTGEIIEGAKSYKKYESKLSRLQWLNRNKVINSNNWRKAQLKIAKLHLKIANIRKDTLHKLTTLLAKNHGKVVIEDLNVSGMLANRKLAKAISDMGFHEFRRQLTYKCELYSSELVVVDRWYPSSKTCSNCGTKKENLTLNERVFQCENCGFECDRDLNAAINLSKIDLSKAVS
- a CDS encoding IS607 family transposase; its protein translation is MSKLSISEAAKLKGVSVSTLRRWETEGKLIPERTASGHRRYDLAQLLGIKPDLSYTIGYCRVSSHDQKEDLERQKQVVELFCAQNGWQFEIIEDLGSGLNYSKKGLKRLIRLIVDSKLERLVLTHKDRLLRFGSELIFSLCEHFGTEIVIINRTEDSTFEEDLAQDVLEIITVFSARLYGSRSHKNKKIIEELKEVAVRL
- a CDS encoding HAD family hydrolase translates to MTASSPTILALDFDGVICDGLIEYFEVAWRTYCQIWSPVDDTPPDDLPLRFYRLRPVIETGWEMPVLIKALVDQISEEKILQEWATITPQILLEHNLQSPTIGTALDNLRDEWITTDLDGWLSLHKFYPGVLEKIKLTIASETKLYIVTTKEGRFVQQLLQREGVNLPPAAIFGKEVKRPKYQTLRELIQKAEKKPVSLWFVEDRIKTLQLVQQQTDLENVKLFLADWGYNTQTERKAAQDDPGIQVINLPKFTKDFTGWL
- the thrC gene encoding threonine synthase; the protein is MTVSLSVAKSYSQPWPGLIEAYREYLPVSEKTPVVTLLEGNTPLIPVPAIAQRIGRQVKVFVKYDGLNPTGSFKDRGMTMAITKAKEAGAKAVICASTGNTSAAAAAYAKRGGMKPFVLIPDGYVALGKLAQALLYGAEVLAIKGNFDRALEIVREMAESYPITLVNSVNPYRLEGQKTGAFEVVDALGNAPDWLCIPVGNAGNITAYWMGFCQYHQSGKCDRLPRMMGFQAAGAAPLVNGHPISHPETIATAIRIGNPASWDKAMAAQSASLGCFKAVTDEEILDAYRLLASSEGIFCEPASAASVAGLLQVKDQVPTGATVVCVLTGNGLKDPDTAIKHSHSQFKQGIDAELGAVAKAMGF